A portion of the Halobacillus ihumii genome contains these proteins:
- the rpoB gene encoding DNA-directed RNA polymerase subunit beta — translation MTGQLVQYGRHRQRRSYARISEVLELPNLIEIQTASYDWFLEEGLKEMFKDISPIEDFTGNLSLEFVDYSLGEPKYPVDESKDRDVTYNAPLRVKVRLLNNETGEVKEQEVFMGDFPLMTDTGTFIINGAERVIVSQLVRSPSVYFNKKIDKNGKRGYSATVIPNRGAWLEMETDAKDVVHVRIDRTRKLPITVLLRALGFGTDQEIIDLIGDNEYLKNTLEKDNTENSEKALLEIYERLRPGEPPTVENAKSLLVSRFFDPKRYDLARVGRYKINKKLHIKDRLFNQTLAETLVDEETGEVLAEKGAKIDRRLLDKLIPHFDNEEETTSERVLETVDGVLEEPIRVQSVKIVDPTDPEGERSINVIGNANIDRDVKNIMPADILSSISYFFNLLHNVGGTDDIDHLGNRRLRSVGELLQNQFRIGLSRMERVVRERMSIQDTSSITPQQLINIRPVIASIKEFFGSSQLSQFMDQTNPLAELTHKRRLSALGPGGLTRERAGFEVRDVHYSHYGRMCPIETPEGPNIGLINSLSSYAKVNEFGFIETPYRRVDPETGKVTAQIDYLTADEEDNYVVAQANAKLDEDGSFQDEEVIARFRGENTVVNRDRLDYMDVSPKQVVSAATACIPFLENDDSNRSLMGANMQRQAVPLLKPDAPIVGTGMEYVSGKDSGAAVICQHEGTVERVEAKEVLVRRISEVDGREVEGDLDRYRLQKFIRSNQGSCYNQRPIVSKGDRVTKGEILADGPSMDMGELALGQNPLVAFMTWDGYNYEDAIIMSERLVKDDVYTSIHIEEYESEARDTKLGPEEITRDIPNVGEDALRDLDERGIIRVGAEVSDGDLLVGKVTPKGVTELSAEERLLHAIFGEKAREVRDTSLRVPHGAGGIVLDVKIFNREDGDELPPGVNQLIRAYIVQKRKISEGDKMAGRHGNKGVISKILPEEDMPFLPDGTPVDIMLNPLGVPSRMNIGQVLELHLGMAARQLGTRVATPVFDGAREEDVWETLEEAGMSRDAKTILYDGRTGEPFDNRVSVGVMYMIKLAHMVDDKLHARSTGPYSLVTQQPLGGKAQFGGQRFGEMEVWALEAYGAAYTLQEILTVKSDDVVGRVKTYEAIVKGDNVPEPGVPESFKVLIKELQSLGMDVKILSGDEKEIEMRDIEDEQTKESENLNMEEQ, via the coding sequence TCAAACAGCTTCTTATGATTGGTTCTTAGAAGAAGGTTTGAAAGAAATGTTTAAAGACATTTCGCCAATTGAAGATTTTACAGGTAACCTATCACTGGAATTTGTAGACTACAGCCTTGGCGAGCCAAAGTATCCAGTAGATGAGTCAAAAGATCGAGACGTAACATACAATGCACCACTTCGTGTGAAAGTTCGTCTTCTGAACAATGAAACTGGCGAAGTGAAAGAGCAAGAAGTATTTATGGGAGATTTCCCGCTTATGACAGACACGGGTACCTTTATCATTAATGGTGCTGAGCGTGTTATTGTTTCTCAGCTTGTTCGCTCTCCAAGTGTATATTTTAATAAAAAGATTGATAAAAACGGTAAGCGAGGCTATTCCGCGACAGTAATTCCGAACCGCGGGGCTTGGCTTGAGATGGAAACAGATGCGAAGGATGTTGTGCATGTGCGGATTGATCGTACACGTAAACTTCCAATTACCGTCCTTTTACGTGCGCTTGGTTTCGGCACTGATCAAGAGATTATTGATCTGATCGGGGATAATGAGTATCTAAAAAACACATTGGAAAAAGACAATACTGAAAATAGTGAGAAAGCATTGCTTGAAATTTATGAGCGACTGCGCCCTGGTGAACCGCCAACAGTCGAAAATGCCAAAAGCTTGCTAGTTTCCCGTTTCTTTGATCCAAAACGTTATGACCTTGCACGAGTAGGGCGCTATAAAATAAATAAAAAGCTCCACATTAAAGATCGTCTTTTCAACCAGACCTTAGCAGAAACATTAGTGGATGAAGAAACAGGCGAAGTATTGGCTGAAAAAGGCGCAAAAATAGATCGTCGCTTGTTGGATAAGTTAATTCCGCACTTCGATAATGAAGAAGAAACGACCAGTGAACGTGTGTTAGAGACGGTTGACGGGGTTCTAGAAGAACCGATTCGTGTACAATCAGTTAAAATTGTAGATCCAACCGATCCTGAAGGTGAGCGTTCCATAAATGTAATTGGAAATGCGAATATTGACCGCGATGTGAAAAACATTATGCCGGCAGATATTCTATCTTCCATCAGTTATTTCTTTAATTTATTGCATAATGTGGGTGGCACAGATGACATTGACCACTTAGGTAACCGTCGTCTTCGTTCCGTTGGAGAATTGCTTCAGAACCAATTCCGTATCGGGTTATCCCGTATGGAGCGTGTGGTAAGAGAGCGTATGTCGATCCAGGACACTTCTTCTATTACGCCACAGCAGCTCATTAATATTCGACCGGTGATTGCGTCCATTAAAGAATTCTTTGGAAGCTCCCAACTTTCACAATTTATGGATCAGACCAATCCGCTGGCTGAGCTTACGCACAAACGCCGTTTATCAGCCCTTGGGCCTGGTGGTCTAACTCGTGAACGTGCAGGCTTTGAAGTTCGTGACGTACACTATTCACACTACGGTCGTATGTGTCCTATCGAAACACCAGAAGGGCCAAACATCGGGTTGATTAACTCACTGTCTTCTTATGCAAAAGTAAATGAATTTGGTTTCATTGAAACGCCGTATCGTCGTGTTGATCCTGAAACGGGTAAGGTTACTGCCCAAATTGATTATTTAACAGCTGATGAAGAAGACAACTATGTAGTAGCCCAGGCCAACGCAAAGCTAGACGAAGATGGCTCTTTCCAAGATGAAGAGGTTATCGCTCGCTTCCGTGGTGAGAACACGGTTGTAAATCGCGATCGTCTAGATTATATGGACGTTTCACCAAAACAAGTGGTGTCTGCAGCGACTGCCTGTATCCCGTTCTTAGAAAACGATGACTCCAACCGTTCTCTAATGGGAGCAAACATGCAGCGTCAAGCTGTTCCATTGCTTAAACCTGATGCACCAATTGTTGGTACAGGAATGGAGTATGTATCTGGTAAAGACTCTGGAGCTGCTGTTATTTGCCAGCATGAAGGAACAGTAGAGCGGGTAGAAGCAAAAGAAGTGCTTGTACGCCGTATTTCTGAAGTGGATGGCAGAGAGGTAGAAGGCGATTTAGACCGTTATCGTCTGCAGAAGTTTATCCGTTCTAACCAAGGAAGCTGCTACAATCAGCGTCCGATTGTTTCTAAAGGAGACCGCGTAACGAAAGGTGAAATCCTTGCTGACGGGCCGTCCATGGATATGGGTGAACTTGCGCTTGGTCAGAACCCGCTTGTTGCCTTTATGACATGGGATGGTTATAACTATGAGGATGCCATCATTATGAGTGAACGTCTCGTGAAGGACGATGTGTACACTTCCATTCATATAGAGGAATATGAGTCTGAAGCCCGCGATACAAAGCTTGGACCAGAAGAAATCACACGTGATATTCCAAACGTTGGCGAAGACGCGCTTCGTGATTTAGACGAACGAGGTATTATCCGTGTTGGTGCTGAAGTAAGTGATGGAGATTTACTAGTAGGAAAAGTAACACCTAAAGGGGTTACGGAGCTATCTGCTGAAGAGCGCCTCCTGCATGCTATCTTTGGTGAAAAAGCACGTGAAGTTCGAGACACGTCTCTACGTGTACCGCATGGAGCTGGCGGGATTGTCCTCGATGTGAAAATCTTCAACCGTGAGGATGGAGATGAACTGCCTCCAGGAGTAAACCAATTAATCCGTGCCTATATCGTTCAGAAGCGTAAGATTTCTGAAGGAGATAAAATGGCAGGACGACACGGTAACAAAGGGGTTATCTCTAAGATTCTCCCTGAAGAGGATATGCCGTTCTTGCCAGACGGAACACCAGTTGACATCATGCTTAACCCTCTAGGGGTTCCATCTCGTATGAACATTGGTCAGGTGCTTGAATTACACTTGGGAATGGCTGCTCGTCAGCTTGGCACTCGTGTAGCGACACCAGTATTTGATGGAGCGCGTGAGGAAGACGTATGGGAAACACTTGAAGAAGCTGGTATGTCCCGTGATGCAAAAACCATTCTCTATGATGGCCGCACAGGTGAACCATTCGATAATCGTGTATCTGTTGGCGTCATGTATATGATTAAACTGGCACACATGGTAGATGATAAACTGCACGCTCGTTCTACAGGACCATACTCTCTTGTAACGCAGCAACCGCTTGGTGGTAAAGCACAGTTCGGCGGTCAGCGTTTTGGTGAGATGGAGGTATGGGCACTAGAAGCGTACGGTGCTGCTTATACACTGCAGGAAATTCTTACTGTTAAGTCTGATGATGTCGTTGGTCGTGTGAAGACGTACGAAGCCATCGTTAAAGGTGATAACGTTCCAGAACCAGGTGTTCCAGAATCCTTTAAAGTTCTGATTAAGGAACTTCAAAGTCTGGGTATGGATGTAAAAATTCTATCTGGTGATGAGAAGGAAATAGAAATGCGAGATATCGAAGATGAACAAACAAAAGAATCTGAGAACTTGAACATGGAAGAACAATAG
- the rpoC gene encoding DNA-directed RNA polymerase subunit beta', translated as MLDVNNFEYMKIGLASPDKIRSWSYGEVKKPETINYRTLKPEKDGLFCERIFGPQKDWECHCGKYKRVRYKGVVCDRCGVEVTKAKVRRERMGHLELAAPVSHIWYFKGIPSRMGLVLDMSPRALEEVIYFAAYIVTDPGETALDRKQLLSEKEYRSYREKFGQGFQAAMGAEAIRKLLYDIDLDGEVEKLQEELKTAQGQRRTRAIKRLEVLESFRHSGNNPSWMILDVLPVVPPELRPMVQLDGGRFATSDLNDLYRRVINRNNRLKRLLDLGAPTIIVQNEKRMLQEAVDALIDNGRRGRPVTGPGNRPLKSLSHMLKGKQGRFRQNLLGKRVDYSGRSVIVVGPSLKMYQCGLPKEMALELFKPFVMKELVSRGLAHNIKSAKRKIERVHPEVWDVLEDVIKEHPVLLNRAPTLHRLGIQAFEPTLVEGRAIRLHPLVCTAYNADFDGDQMAVHVPLSSEAQAEARILMLAAQNILNPKDGKPVVTPSQDMVLGNYYLTLERPGAVGEGMIFKDLNEAIMSYQNGYTHLHTRVAVQASSLKNETFTEEQQQQLLITTVGKLIFNEMLPNSFPYMNEPTQENLEVKTSDRFFVEKGADVRKEIAGREEVLPFKKGILGDIIAEVFKRFTISETSKMLDRMKDLGFAYSTKAGITVGVSDVVVLPEKQEILDEAQGKVDKVLKQFRRGLITEGERYDRVIEIWSAAKDDIQDRLMQSLNPRNPIFMMSDSGARGNASNFTQLAGMRGLMANPAGRIIELPIKSSFREGLTVLEYFISTHGARKGLADTALKTADSGYLTRRLVDVAQDVIVREDDCGTDRGLTVSSLREGTEMIEPLIDRLIGRTAFETVKHPESGVTLANRNEVIFEDAAKQIVDAGLEKVVIRSAFTCNTKHGVCKKCYGRNLATGDEVEVGEAVGIIAAQSIGEPGTQLTMRTFHTGGVAGDDITQGLPRIQEIVEARNPKGQAVITEIAGTVHEISEVKEKQEIVVQGAVETRSYTAPYGARLRVVEGDEVVAGEALTEGSIDPKELLSVQGLDGVQEYLLKEVQKVYRMQGVEISDKHVEVMVRQMLRKVRVLDSGDTDVLPGSLLEIHQFKEANQRVLMEGGQPAVGRPVILGITKASLETDSFLSAASFQETTRVLTDAAIKGKRDELLGLKENVIIGKLVPAGTGMTRYRKIKAQSEASEEIQTAEEVTQP; from the coding sequence TTGCTAGATGTAAATAATTTTGAGTATATGAAAATTGGTTTAGCATCACCAGACAAGATACGCTCTTGGTCTTATGGTGAAGTTAAAAAACCAGAAACAATTAATTATCGTACGTTAAAGCCTGAAAAAGATGGCTTGTTCTGTGAACGGATATTTGGTCCTCAGAAAGATTGGGAATGTCATTGCGGTAAATACAAACGTGTCCGGTATAAGGGTGTTGTTTGTGATCGTTGTGGTGTGGAAGTAACAAAAGCGAAAGTACGTCGTGAGCGTATGGGGCACTTAGAATTAGCTGCCCCTGTTTCTCACATTTGGTACTTCAAAGGTATTCCGAGTCGTATGGGGCTTGTTCTTGATATGTCTCCTCGTGCTTTGGAAGAAGTCATTTACTTTGCGGCATATATCGTAACGGACCCAGGGGAGACAGCTCTGGATAGAAAGCAACTTCTTTCTGAAAAAGAGTATCGTTCATACCGTGAAAAATTCGGTCAAGGGTTCCAAGCGGCTATGGGAGCAGAAGCAATTCGCAAGTTGCTTTATGATATTGACCTTGACGGAGAAGTGGAGAAACTGCAAGAAGAGCTTAAAACAGCACAGGGCCAACGCCGTACTCGTGCGATTAAGCGTTTGGAAGTTCTTGAATCATTCCGTCACTCTGGAAACAATCCATCCTGGATGATTTTGGATGTTCTTCCGGTCGTTCCACCTGAATTACGTCCAATGGTTCAGCTAGATGGAGGGCGTTTCGCTACCTCTGACTTAAATGACCTTTATCGTCGGGTGATTAACCGTAACAACCGTCTTAAGCGATTGCTGGATCTTGGGGCTCCAACGATTATTGTTCAGAATGAAAAACGTATGCTTCAGGAAGCTGTCGATGCTCTCATCGATAACGGCCGTCGAGGACGTCCGGTTACTGGTCCAGGGAACCGTCCGCTTAAATCCCTTTCTCACATGCTTAAAGGGAAACAGGGACGTTTTCGTCAAAACTTGCTCGGTAAACGTGTTGACTACTCAGGGCGTTCTGTAATCGTCGTTGGACCAAGTCTTAAAATGTACCAATGTGGTCTTCCTAAAGAAATGGCCCTTGAATTATTCAAGCCTTTTGTCATGAAAGAGCTCGTCTCACGCGGTCTTGCCCACAATATTAAATCAGCGAAACGCAAGATTGAACGTGTGCACCCTGAAGTTTGGGATGTTTTAGAAGACGTGATTAAAGAACACCCTGTTCTGCTCAACCGTGCCCCAACTCTTCACCGTCTAGGGATACAGGCATTTGAGCCGACCCTTGTGGAAGGCCGAGCCATTCGTCTTCACCCGCTCGTATGTACAGCTTATAACGCTGACTTTGATGGTGACCAGATGGCTGTTCACGTGCCATTATCTTCTGAGGCCCAAGCGGAAGCACGCATTTTAATGCTGGCTGCTCAAAACATCCTTAACCCGAAAGACGGTAAACCAGTTGTTACGCCTTCTCAGGATATGGTACTCGGAAACTATTACCTTACCCTTGAACGGCCGGGCGCTGTTGGTGAAGGAATGATCTTTAAAGATCTAAATGAGGCTATTATGTCTTATCAGAACGGATATACACACTTGCACACACGTGTTGCCGTTCAAGCCAGCTCATTGAAGAATGAAACCTTTACTGAAGAGCAGCAGCAACAGTTGCTGATTACCACAGTAGGGAAATTAATCTTTAACGAAATGCTTCCAAACTCATTCCCTTACATGAATGAGCCGACACAAGAGAACTTGGAAGTGAAGACATCCGATCGATTCTTTGTAGAAAAAGGCGCAGATGTTAGGAAAGAGATTGCCGGCCGCGAAGAAGTCCTTCCATTCAAAAAAGGAATTCTTGGGGACATTATTGCGGAAGTATTTAAACGGTTTACAATTAGTGAAACGTCCAAGATGTTGGACCGCATGAAAGACCTTGGCTTTGCTTATTCCACTAAAGCTGGGATTACTGTCGGTGTCTCTGACGTTGTTGTACTTCCAGAGAAACAAGAAATCCTTGACGAAGCACAAGGAAAAGTGGATAAAGTGCTTAAACAGTTCCGCCGCGGACTAATCACTGAAGGCGAACGTTATGACCGTGTCATTGAAATATGGTCAGCAGCTAAAGATGATATTCAAGATCGTTTGATGCAGTCACTGAACCCGCGTAACCCAATTTTCATGATGAGTGATTCAGGCGCACGTGGTAATGCATCAAACTTCACACAACTTGCTGGTATGCGTGGTCTGATGGCTAACCCGGCAGGACGTATTATTGAATTACCGATTAAATCGAGCTTCCGTGAGGGGCTTACTGTACTTGAATACTTTATTTCCACACACGGAGCTCGTAAAGGACTTGCTGATACAGCACTTAAGACAGCTGACTCTGGTTACTTGACGCGTCGACTTGTAGATGTGGCGCAAGATGTAATCGTTCGGGAAGATGATTGTGGAACAGACCGCGGCTTAACCGTTTCTTCTCTAAGAGAAGGGACAGAAATGATTGAGCCATTGATTGATCGTCTAATCGGGCGAACTGCTTTTGAAACAGTTAAACATCCAGAATCAGGAGTAACCCTTGCTAATCGCAACGAGGTCATTTTCGAAGATGCAGCGAAACAAATTGTTGACGCTGGCTTAGAAAAAGTCGTGATTCGCTCTGCGTTCACATGTAATACGAAGCATGGTGTTTGTAAGAAGTGTTACGGTCGTAACTTAGCAACAGGTGATGAAGTGGAAGTTGGAGAAGCAGTAGGTATTATTGCTGCACAATCCATCGGTGAACCAGGTACACAGCTGACTATGCGTACATTCCACACTGGTGGGGTAGCAGGTGATGACATCACACAAGGTCTTCCGCGTATTCAGGAGATCGTTGAGGCGCGTAATCCGAAAGGGCAAGCTGTTATCACTGAAATTGCTGGTACAGTTCACGAGATTAGTGAAGTGAAAGAGAAGCAGGAAATTGTCGTTCAGGGCGCTGTTGAAACACGTTCCTATACAGCTCCATATGGTGCTAGACTGAGAGTTGTAGAAGGGGACGAAGTAGTAGCAGGGGAAGCTCTGACTGAAGGTTCCATTGATCCGAAAGAACTTCTAAGTGTTCAAGGACTAGATGGAGTTCAAGAATACTTGCTGAAAGAAGTTCAAAAAGTATATCGTATGCAAGGTGTTGAAATTTCCGATAAGCACGTAGAAGTCATGGTTCGCCAGATGCTTCGCAAAGTTCGTGTGCTCGACTCTGGAGATACAGACGTATTGCCAGGATCTCTTCTGGAAATTCACCAATTTAAAGAGGCTAACCAACGAGTTCTTATGGAAGGCGGCCAGCCTGCTGTGGGACGTCCGGTTATTCTCGGCATTACGAAGGCTTCTCTTGAAACAGACAGCTTCTTGTCTGCAGCATCCTTCCAGGAAACTACGCGTGTCTTGACTGATGCAGCGATTAAAGGTAAGCGCGATGAGTTACTTGGACTTAAAGAGAATGTTATCATTGGTAAGCTGGTTCCAGCGGGTACAGGTATGACAAGGTACCGTAAGATTAAGGCACAGTCTGAAGCCAGTGAAGAAATTCAAACGGCTGAGGAAGTAACACAGCCCTAA
- a CDS encoding 50S ribosomal protein L7ae-like protein, with protein MSYEKVAKAKSDIVIGTKQTLKAMKNGEVNHVITAEDADQFMTSKVAKLAAQLNIPHSSVDSMHELGNACGIDVGAATVAIKQ; from the coding sequence ATGTCTTATGAAAAAGTAGCAAAGGCTAAATCTGATATAGTCATTGGGACCAAACAAACACTTAAAGCTATGAAAAATGGCGAAGTGAATCACGTCATTACAGCTGAGGATGCTGATCAGTTTATGACATCGAAAGTAGCCAAACTAGCCGCGCAATTGAACATCCCTCATTCGAGTGTGGATTCGATGCACGAATTAGGGAATGCGTGCGGTATTGATGTAGGGGCTGCTACTGTGGCGATAAAGCAATAA
- the rpsL gene encoding 30S ribosomal protein S12, producing MPTINQLVRKGRVSKGKKSDSPALNKGFNSYKKRMTDQSSPQKRGVCTRVGTMTPKKPNSALRKYARVRLTNQLEVNAYIPGIGHNLQEHSVVLIRGGRVKDLPGVRYHIVRGALDTASVDGRMQGRSKYGTKRPKK from the coding sequence ATGCCAACAATTAACCAATTAGTACGTAAAGGACGCGTAAGTAAAGGTAAGAAGTCTGACTCACCTGCTTTGAACAAAGGCTTCAACAGCTATAAAAAGCGTATGACTGATCAGTCTTCTCCACAAAAACGCGGTGTGTGCACGCGTGTGGGTACGATGACACCTAAAAAGCCGAACTCTGCACTTCGTAAATATGCACGTGTTCGTCTAACCAACCAACTAGAAGTTAACGCCTACATTCCTGGTATCGGCCACAACCTGCAAGAGCACAGTGTTGTTCTTATCCGTGGCGGACGTGTTAAAGACTTACCTGGTGTGCGTTATCATATCGTGCGCGGTGCATTAGATACTGCAAGCGTTGATGGCCGTATGCAAGGCCGTTCTAAATATGGTACGAAAAGACCTAAAAAGTAA
- the rpsG gene encoding 30S ribosomal protein S7, which translates to MPRKGPVAKRDVLPDPMYNSKLVTRLINQIMVNGQRGKAQKILYKSFELAQERSGNEAMETFEQAMKNVMPVLEVRARRVGGSNYQVPVEVRPERRQALGLRFIVNYARLRGEKTMEERLANEILDAANNTGAAVKRREDMHKMAEANKAFAHYRW; encoded by the coding sequence ATGCCACGTAAAGGTCCAGTAGCTAAACGTGATGTGTTACCAGATCCAATGTATAACTCTAAGCTAGTAACCCGTTTGATTAACCAAATTATGGTCAATGGTCAGCGCGGTAAGGCTCAGAAGATTCTTTATAAATCATTTGAACTTGCTCAAGAACGTAGTGGGAATGAAGCTATGGAAACATTTGAACAAGCTATGAAAAATGTAATGCCAGTACTTGAAGTACGTGCTCGTCGTGTTGGGGGTTCTAACTACCAAGTACCTGTTGAGGTGCGCCCAGAGCGCCGTCAAGCACTAGGATTACGCTTCATCGTAAACTATGCGCGTCTTCGCGGAGAGAAAACGATGGAAGAGCGCCTAGCTAATGAAATTCTAGATGCTGCTAACAATACCGGTGCTGCAGTTAAGCGCCGCGAAGATATGCACAAAATGGCGGAAGCAAACAAAGCATTCGCTCACTACCGTTGGTAA
- the fusA gene encoding elongation factor G has product MPREFSLEKTRNIGIMAHIDAGKTTATERILFYTGRIHKIGETHEGASQMDWMEQEQERGITITSAATTAQWKDHRINIIDTPGHVDFTVEVERSLRVLDGSVAVLDAQSGVEPQTETVWRQATTYGVPRIVFVNKMDKIGADFIYSLGTLKDRLGANAAAVQLPIGAEDDFEGIIDLVNMEAYYYMDDLGTRAEAREIPDEYKEQAEEYHSKLVEAVSELDEDLMMKYLEGEEITTDELKAAIRTATLSVDFYPVFCGSAFKNKGVQLLIDGVIDYLPSPLDVPPIEGHVPQTEEEVVRKADDKEPFSALAFKVATDPYVGKLTFFRVYSGTLDSGSYVKNSTKDKRERVGRILQMHANSREEISTVYAGDIAGAVGLKDTGTGDTICDEKSLVILESMEFPEPVIDVAIEPKSKADQDKMSIALGKLAEEDPTFRTETNVETGQTIIGGMGELHLDIIVDRLRREFKVDANIGAPQVAYRETFRGSAEVEGKFVRQSGGRGQFGHVWVKFEPNEEGAGYEFVNKIVGGVVPREYIPSVEAGIKDSMENGVLAGYPMVDIKATLYDGSYHDVDSNEMAFKVAASMALKEAKNKCKPVLLEPMMKVEIVIPEEYMGDIMGDVTSRRGRVEGMETRGTAQVVKSFVPLSEMFGYATALRSNTQGRGTYTMHFDHYEEVPKSISEEIIKKNAGA; this is encoded by the coding sequence ATGCCTAGAGAGTTCTCCTTGGAAAAGACACGTAACATCGGGATTATGGCTCACATTGATGCCGGTAAAACAACGGCTACCGAGCGTATTCTTTTCTATACAGGACGTATCCATAAAATTGGTGAAACTCACGAAGGGGCTTCACAAATGGATTGGATGGAGCAGGAACAAGAGCGCGGAATCACGATTACTTCCGCAGCAACAACTGCTCAGTGGAAAGACCACCGTATTAATATCATCGACACACCTGGACACGTAGACTTCACAGTTGAAGTTGAACGTTCCCTCCGTGTGCTTGATGGTTCTGTAGCCGTACTTGATGCTCAGTCTGGTGTTGAACCACAAACTGAAACAGTATGGCGTCAGGCTACCACATATGGTGTTCCGCGTATTGTATTCGTAAACAAAATGGACAAAATTGGTGCAGACTTCATTTACTCCTTAGGCACATTGAAAGATCGTCTAGGAGCAAATGCTGCAGCTGTTCAACTTCCAATTGGTGCTGAGGATGACTTCGAAGGAATCATCGACTTAGTAAACATGGAAGCATACTATTACATGGATGACCTTGGGACGCGTGCTGAAGCACGTGAAATTCCTGATGAGTACAAAGAACAAGCTGAAGAGTATCACAGCAAACTAGTTGAAGCTGTTTCAGAACTTGATGAAGACTTGATGATGAAGTACTTAGAAGGAGAAGAAATCACAACAGATGAGCTTAAGGCGGCTATTCGTACAGCAACTCTAAGTGTAGATTTCTATCCGGTTTTCTGTGGATCAGCTTTCAAAAACAAAGGTGTGCAACTTCTAATTGATGGAGTTATTGATTATCTTCCATCACCATTAGATGTACCACCAATCGAGGGGCATGTCCCACAAACTGAAGAAGAGGTTGTACGTAAGGCTGACGATAAAGAGCCATTCTCTGCATTGGCCTTTAAGGTCGCAACAGACCCTTATGTAGGTAAACTGACTTTCTTCCGGGTGTACTCCGGTACACTTGACTCCGGTTCATATGTTAAGAACTCTACAAAAGATAAGCGTGAGCGTGTAGGACGTATCCTGCAAATGCACGCAAACTCTCGTGAAGAGATTTCTACAGTATATGCTGGGGATATTGCTGGTGCTGTCGGGCTTAAAGATACAGGTACAGGTGATACAATATGTGACGAAAAAAGTCTAGTAATTCTTGAGTCCATGGAATTCCCTGAGCCTGTTATCGATGTTGCGATTGAACCTAAATCTAAAGCTGACCAAGACAAAATGTCAATAGCACTTGGTAAACTTGCTGAGGAAGATCCAACGTTCCGTACTGAAACTAACGTGGAGACTGGTCAAACCATTATTGGTGGTATGGGTGAACTTCATCTTGACATCATCGTTGACCGTTTACGCCGTGAGTTCAAAGTTGACGCAAACATTGGTGCTCCACAAGTTGCCTACCGTGAAACATTCCGTGGAAGTGCGGAAGTTGAAGGTAAGTTTGTGCGTCAGTCAGGTGGACGTGGACAATTCGGCCACGTTTGGGTTAAATTTGAGCCAAATGAAGAAGGCGCTGGATACGAATTCGTAAACAAAATCGTTGGTGGTGTTGTACCGCGTGAATACATTCCATCTGTAGAAGCTGGGATTAAAGATTCTATGGAGAATGGTGTACTTGCCGGATATCCAATGGTCGACATCAAAGCTACCCTGTATGATGGTTCTTACCACGATGTTGACTCCAACGAAATGGCCTTTAAAGTAGCCGCTTCAATGGCACTTAAAGAGGCGAAAAACAAATGTAAACCAGTTCTTCTGGAACCAATGATGAAAGTTGAAATTGTTATTCCGGAAGAATATATGGGTGATATCATGGGGGATGTAACTTCCCGTCGCGGACGTGTTGAAGGTATGGAAACTCGCGGTACTGCTCAGGTTGTTAAATCATTCGTACCACTATCTGAAATGTTTGGCTATGCAACTGCTCTTCGTTCAAACACACAGGGACGTGGAACGTACACTATGCATTTTGACCACTATGAAGAAGTTCCGAAGAGTATCTCTGAGGAAATCATTAAGAAAAATGCTGGTGCGTAA